The Salvelinus namaycush isolate Seneca chromosome 16, SaNama_1.0, whole genome shotgun sequence genome has a segment encoding these proteins:
- the LOC120060714 gene encoding succinate dehydrogenase [ubiquinone] iron-sulfur subunit, mitochondrial-like, with amino-acid sequence MSVVCTSLARNAVALRNTGAMMMVRYAQTAAAPASEPRIKKFQIYRWDPDTMGDKPRMQTYEIDLNNCGPMVLDALIKIKNEMDPTLTFRRSCREGICGSCAMNINGGNTLACLNKIDINTSKPIKIYPLPHMYVVKDLVPDMSNFYAQYKSIEPFLKKKDESQEGKEQYRQTVEDRQKLDGLYECILCACCSTSCPSYWWNGDKYLGPAVLMQAYRWMIDSRDEFTEERLSKLQDPFSLYRCHTIMNCTKTCPKGLNPGKAIAEIKKMMATYKEKIINPVNIVENHRT; translated from the exons ATGTCGGTCGTGTGCACCTCTTTAGCCCGAAACGCCGTGGCATTACGGAACACTGGGGCGATGATG ATGGTGCGCTATGCACAGACCGCAGCCGCCCCGGCATCTGAGCCCAGGATCAAGAAGTTCCAGATCTACCGCTGGGACCCAGACACAATGGGGGATAAGCCACGCATGCAGACATATGAAATTGACCTCAACAA CTGTGGCCCCATGGTTTTGGATGCCCTCATTAAAATCAAGAATGAGATGGACCCCACGCTCACATTCAGACGCTCCTGCAGAGAGG GTATCTGCGGCTCATGTGCCATGAACATCAACGGAGGCAACACACTGGCCTGCTTAAACAAAATAGACATCAATACCAGCAAACCGATCAAAATTTACCCACTCCCACACATGTACGTTGTCAAAGATCTGGTGCCG GACATGAGTAATTTCTATGCCCAGTACAAGTCCATCGAGCCCTTCCTGAAGAAGAAAGATGAGTCTCAGGAGGGCAAGGAGCAGTACCGCCAGACTGTGGAAGACAGGCAAAAGCTG GATGGTCTGTATGAGTGCATTCTCTGTGCCTGCTGTAGCACCAGCTGCCCTAGTTACTGGTGGAATGGAGATAAGTATCTGGGCCCTGCTGTCCTCATGCAG GCCTATCGTTGGATGATTGATTCACGTGATGAGTTCACAGAGGAACGACTGTCGAAGCTCCAggaccccttctctctctaccgctGTCACACAATCATGAACTGCACTAAGACATGCCCCAAG GGACTCAACCCAGGAAAGGCTATTGCTGAGATCAAGAAAATGATGGCAACATATAAAGAGAAAATCATTAACCCCGTGAACATTGTGGAAAACCACCGGACTTGA